A genomic region of Pelodiscus sinensis isolate JC-2024 chromosome 1, ASM4963464v1, whole genome shotgun sequence contains the following coding sequences:
- the LOC102445260 gene encoding olfactory receptor 51G2-like: MSAANDTTFTHAVFLLTGIPGQEDIYLWIAIPFCLIYIISIVGNSIILFIIKADPGLHEPMYIFLCMLAIADLCLSITTMPTILGIFLFNSREISLNVCFAQLFFIHSLSFIESSVLLLMAFDRFVAICNPLRYSSILTLPRIAKMGLVFLLRGLAIVVPLPILLKRYRYCRTNELSHSYCLHQEVMKLACADIIVNSVYGLFITLLTVGLDSLLIFLSYVMILKTALSVASRAECLRALNTCVSHLCAVVLFYTPELGLSLMHRFGKDSSHLLQLLLGYIYLLVPPLMNPIVYSVKSKHLRARIIRVFVK, translated from the coding sequence ATGTCAGCTGCCAATGACACCACATTCACACATGCTGTGTTCCTTCTCACCGGGATACCTGGGCAGGAAGACATCTATCTCTGGATCGCTATTCCCTTCTGTTTAATTTACATTATTTCGATAGTAGGAAATTCAATCATTCTGTTCATTATAAAAGCAGATCCaggcctccatgagcccatgtacattttcctttgcaTGCTGGCCATCGCTGACCTTTGCTTATCGATAACCACCATGCCGACGATACTGGGCATATTTTTGTTTAACTCTAGAGAAATAAGCCTCAATGTCTGTTTTGCCCAGTTGTTCTTCATCCACTCGCTTTCTTTCATCGAATCCTCTGTGCTCTTATTGATGGCCTTTGACCGCTTTGTTgcaatctgtaacccactgagATATTCTTCCATTTTAACCTTGCCAAGAATAGCCAAAATGGGACTGGTGTTTTTGCTAAGAGGATTGGCTATCGTAGTGCCACTTCCTATTCTCCTGAAACGGTACCGGTACTGTCGAACCAATGAGCTCTCTCACTCCTACTGTCTGCACCAGGAGGTCATGAAGTTGGCATGTGCTGACATCATAGTGAACAGCGTCTATGGCTTGTTTATTACACTCTTAACTGTGGGGTTGGACTCGTTGCTCATCTTTCTCTCTTATGTAATGATTCTGAAAACAGCGCTAAGCGTTGCTTCCCGTGCGGAGTGCCTGAGGGCCCTAAACACCTGtgtctcccacctctgtgccgTCGTGCTCTTCTACACACCAGAACTTGGCCTGTCTCTGATGCACAGATTCGGGAAAGACTCCTCTCACTTGCTTCAGTTACTTCTGGGCTACATCTACCTGCTAGTCCCACCCCTGATGAACCCGATCGTGTACAGCGTAAAAAGCAAACATCTTCGTGCGAGGATCATCAGAGTGTTTGTCAAGTGA